A region of Pelagicoccus sp. SDUM812003 DNA encodes the following proteins:
- a CDS encoding cellulase family glycosylhydrolase — protein sequence MNTLKLLRIGTLSLLAAHVAMADPVPEDQPLPVPTYGINLGNTLEPPCGEGCWGPAATQAVIDSIAAQGFNAIRIPCAWDSNADQTTFEIDPTYMARVKQVVDWSLDAGMYVLINCHWDGGWMENNLEAEVNPLIDEKMDAYWTQIATTFADYDNRLLFAGGNEPHIETPDIMETLLAYYQTFVDAVRRVGGNNTNRWLVMPSVSPPSWMDHLPTDPTPNRIMVEYHSYMPSLFTIIHDDPEWGRSIYYWGEAYFNDADPTRNATFYAEDAIDWELQALADQYVDKGIPVLIGEFGAYLTKTLSGTEAEYNRASTLYWNNYLAEGARARGISPFLWTIQSDIFDWSTGAVLDPEMVDMVTGGIAPPPPNGAPFAVTGLTATNTGESQIDLAWNAVDGATSYNLHRGAGSGLPAAAEPFATGVTDTTYTDTGLNDGTTYYYQVVAVNDAGPSGFTTEAHATTPGTKPDPTQFHFEADTQRWKADGGQISNVAISAERSFAGNRSLAVNFDGTSGGTSSISLDRAVVPGGETVTFHVWIPEGSAITSIEAWLQDKKWNASQTTFNNLTADSWNTLEFTVPENAIVPFVNFGLRFTTSGAWTGTCYVDSISWRAHENPFRPVGLATTSGSTKVTLDWDETDLATSYKIQRSTTEATGYETIASADTTTFTDNALDPNTTYYYVVVAVNEFGESVASTIVSAIPSQTIEEWRMENFGTTENTGEAADGADPDGDRATNWQEYISGTDPKDPKSVLVIERLTFDENDIVVRFPTVEGKTYRLEKSYTLLADSWSIVQDNIAGTGNTIEITDSGADSRFYRLAVTP from the coding sequence ATGAATACGCTTAAACTCCTCCGAATCGGCACCCTTTCCCTCTTGGCCGCCCACGTAGCTATGGCAGACCCAGTACCCGAGGACCAGCCACTGCCGGTTCCGACCTACGGTATCAATCTCGGCAATACACTGGAGCCTCCCTGTGGCGAAGGCTGTTGGGGGCCTGCGGCCACTCAGGCCGTTATCGACAGCATCGCAGCCCAAGGCTTCAACGCCATCCGCATCCCCTGCGCCTGGGACAGCAACGCCGACCAGACCACCTTCGAGATCGATCCTACCTACATGGCCCGGGTCAAGCAGGTGGTGGACTGGAGCCTCGACGCGGGCATGTACGTCTTGATCAATTGCCACTGGGACGGCGGCTGGATGGAGAACAACCTCGAGGCGGAGGTTAACCCGCTCATCGACGAGAAGATGGACGCCTACTGGACGCAGATCGCCACCACCTTTGCCGACTACGACAACCGCCTGCTCTTCGCCGGAGGAAACGAGCCCCACATCGAAACTCCAGACATAATGGAGACCCTACTGGCGTACTATCAGACCTTCGTCGACGCTGTGCGGAGAGTTGGCGGAAACAACACCAACCGCTGGCTGGTCATGCCAAGCGTTTCGCCACCTTCCTGGATGGACCACCTCCCCACGGACCCGACCCCCAATCGCATCATGGTCGAATACCACAGCTACATGCCGTCCCTTTTCACCATCATCCACGACGATCCGGAATGGGGCCGATCCATCTACTACTGGGGCGAGGCCTACTTCAACGACGCCGACCCAACCCGCAACGCCACCTTCTACGCCGAAGACGCCATCGACTGGGAGCTGCAGGCTCTGGCCGACCAGTACGTCGACAAAGGCATTCCGGTCCTTATCGGCGAATTCGGAGCCTACCTGACCAAGACCCTTTCCGGGACGGAAGCCGAATACAACCGGGCCTCCACGCTCTATTGGAACAACTACCTCGCCGAAGGGGCCCGCGCCCGAGGGATCAGCCCCTTCCTCTGGACCATCCAAAGCGACATTTTCGATTGGAGCACCGGCGCCGTCCTAGATCCCGAAATGGTCGACATGGTGACCGGCGGAATCGCGCCCCCGCCGCCAAACGGAGCTCCCTTCGCAGTGACTGGCCTGACCGCGACCAACACCGGAGAAAGCCAGATCGACCTCGCATGGAACGCGGTCGACGGAGCCACTAGCTACAACCTCCACCGAGGCGCGGGATCCGGACTCCCGGCTGCCGCCGAGCCCTTCGCTACCGGCGTCACCGACACCACCTACACCGATACTGGCCTCAACGACGGCACGACCTACTACTATCAGGTAGTCGCCGTGAACGACGCCGGCCCCTCCGGCTTCACCACCGAAGCCCATGCCACCACCCCCGGCACCAAGCCCGACCCAACCCAATTCCACTTCGAAGCCGACACCCAACGCTGGAAGGCAGACGGAGGACAAATCTCGAATGTCGCAATCTCCGCCGAGCGGAGCTTCGCGGGCAACCGCTCCCTAGCCGTAAATTTCGACGGCACCTCGGGCGGCACTTCCTCCATCTCTCTCGATCGAGCGGTCGTACCCGGCGGAGAGACCGTTACCTTTCACGTCTGGATTCCCGAAGGCAGCGCCATCACCAGCATCGAGGCTTGGCTGCAGGACAAGAAATGGAACGCGAGCCAGACCACGTTTAACAACCTGACCGCCGACTCCTGGAACACGCTCGAATTCACTGTTCCAGAAAACGCCATCGTACCCTTTGTGAACTTCGGACTGCGCTTCACCACCAGCGGCGCCTGGACCGGCACCTGCTACGTCGACTCCATCAGCTGGAGGGCCCATGAGAATCCATTCCGTCCCGTAGGCCTGGCCACCACCTCAGGCTCTACCAAGGTCACCCTTGACTGGGACGAAACCGATCTGGCCACCAGCTACAAGATCCAGCGCTCGACCACCGAAGCGACCGGCTATGAAACCATCGCGTCCGCCGATACCACCACCTTTACGGACAACGCCCTCGATCCAAACACCACCTACTACTACGTGGTCGTCGCAGTGAACGAATTCGGAGAAAGCGTGGCCTCCACCATCGTATCCGCCATTCCCTCACAAACCATCGAGGAATGGCGTATGGAAAATTTCGGTACGACCGAGAACACCGGCGAAGCCGCCGACGGCGCCGATCCCGACGGCGACCGAGCGACCAATTGGCAGGAGTACATCAGCGGCACCGATCCGAAGGATCCAAAAAGCGTCCTCGTCATCGAACGTCTCACCTTCGACGAAAACGACATCGTCGTTCGCTTTCCCACCGTCGAAGGCAAAACCTACCGTCTCGAAAAATCCTATACACTGCTCGCCGACTCGTGGAGCATCGTGCAGGACAACATCGCAGGCACCGGCAACACAATAGAGATCACCGATTCCGGCGCCGATAGCCGCTTCTATCGGCTCGCCGTCACACCATAG
- a CDS encoding sll0787 family AIR synthase-like protein codes for MTQMPTAPIDLCELATRLARHASVLEKACIHNAYTQAESVCGSSRLGDDCAAIEDTASGGYLLFASEGMLESFVAEDPWFAGYSAVMVNLSDVAAMGGRPIAITNTLWASEGPACDAIWQGMRAASEAYGVPIVGGHTTRISTDAPAYLGASVLGRAGKHLLTSFDARPGDRLVIAIDLNGAYRRDKPFWNASTTTAPERLRRNLELLPQLAERQLCRAAKDISNGGVVGTLAMLCACSSVGVIVDLETLPRPTAANWMKWLISFPSYGYVLAVSEERVRLVLELFHERGIDAAECGIFTSGIGVSLRFGHLVESVDFGAGRK; via the coding sequence ATGACACAGATGCCCACGGCGCCCATCGACTTATGCGAGCTTGCCACAAGGCTTGCTCGGCATGCGTCTGTATTGGAAAAGGCCTGTATTCATAACGCTTATACTCAAGCGGAAAGCGTTTGCGGGAGCTCTCGCCTAGGCGACGACTGCGCGGCGATAGAGGATACCGCGAGCGGTGGTTATTTGCTTTTCGCCTCGGAGGGCATGCTCGAATCGTTCGTGGCCGAAGATCCATGGTTCGCCGGCTATTCGGCGGTGATGGTGAATCTCAGCGACGTAGCGGCCATGGGTGGACGGCCCATAGCGATCACGAATACGCTCTGGGCGTCTGAGGGTCCGGCATGCGACGCCATCTGGCAAGGTATGCGTGCGGCATCAGAGGCGTACGGGGTCCCGATCGTGGGCGGTCACACGACTCGAATTTCGACGGATGCTCCTGCTTATCTCGGCGCTTCGGTATTGGGACGGGCGGGGAAACATTTGCTTACCAGCTTCGACGCCCGGCCGGGTGATCGCCTCGTCATAGCAATCGATTTGAATGGAGCCTACCGACGTGACAAGCCGTTCTGGAATGCCAGCACCACGACGGCTCCCGAGCGATTGCGGCGCAATCTCGAGCTTCTGCCTCAGCTGGCGGAGCGTCAGCTCTGTCGCGCCGCAAAGGATATCTCCAATGGAGGAGTTGTCGGCACCTTAGCCATGCTCTGCGCCTGTTCGAGCGTCGGTGTGATTGTCGATCTGGAAACCCTGCCGCGACCGACTGCAGCGAATTGGATGAAATGGCTAATCTCGTTTCCAAGCTATGGATACGTATTAGCTGTATCTGAGGAAAGGGTGCGACTGGTGCTGGAGCTTTTTCACGAGAGAGGCATTGACGCTGCTGAGTGCGGAATCTTCACCTCTGGAATCGGCGTTTCGCTTCGCTTTGGACATCTGGTCGAATCGGTTGATTTTGGAGCCGGTCGAAAGTAG
- a CDS encoding MSMEG_0567/Sll0786 family nitrogen starvation N-acetyltransferase, whose protein sequence is MLIERFRAFQPQDFVFKLAQSREDLAGFHALRRRIFCHEQGVFQDDDRDAIDENMIPIVCKPIIAGMEDDVMGVVRIDERQPGVWYGSRLGVAPEYRRIRRFSTAAVVRNQQPCNAGLGAIGAGLIYKAVSTANAIGCHEFLATVQKQNARFFERLHWQPLEEIELFGLPHVKMRADLDYYQPAASVA, encoded by the coding sequence ATGCTAATCGAACGATTCAGAGCATTTCAGCCTCAGGACTTTGTATTCAAGCTTGCCCAGAGCAGGGAAGACCTCGCCGGTTTTCACGCTTTGCGCCGCCGTATCTTCTGCCATGAACAGGGCGTGTTTCAGGACGACGATCGCGATGCGATTGACGAGAACATGATCCCAATCGTCTGCAAGCCGATCATCGCCGGAATGGAGGATGACGTCATGGGTGTGGTTCGAATCGACGAGCGCCAGCCCGGCGTCTGGTATGGAAGTCGACTCGGAGTCGCTCCCGAGTATCGTCGTATTCGCCGATTCAGTACGGCAGCGGTGGTTCGCAATCAGCAGCCGTGCAACGCAGGACTTGGAGCGATCGGGGCAGGGCTGATCTACAAGGCGGTATCCACTGCCAATGCGATCGGATGTCATGAGTTTTTGGCGACTGTTCAGAAGCAAAACGCCCGTTTCTTCGAACGCTTGCATTGGCAGCCGTTGGAAGAGATAGAACTCTTTGGTCTGCCCCATGTAAAGATGCGGGCGGATCTCGACTACTATCAGCCAGCCGCGAGTGTCGCATGA
- a CDS encoding MSMEG_0569 family flavin-dependent oxidoreductase, translating to MKNEYKRVEVVIIGGGQAGLSVSYQLSKYGVTDQVIFEKNRVAHSWREERWDSFCLVTPNFQCRLPEHPYDGDDPDGFMLKDEIVDYVERFAQKVTAPIHEGVTVLSVRESDLGYEVETSIGTWICQNVVSAIGSFHIPMRPEGFDRIPSRIQQIFATEYRNPEQIPQGAVAIVGNGQSGCQIAEDLQLAGRQVHLYLGNAPRSPRKYRGKDAVAWLEEMGYYETCYDEHPDPEKARGGTNHYLTGRDGGREIDLRRFALDGMKLYGYLEEVTEKGFRSRPDVKEKLDKADRSYLGICQRIDDYIAAKGIDAPEEPPYVPCWTPPSPEETELDFETADISCVIWCLGFKPDFSFIEIDIFDRRGLPEHKRGVTEAPGLFFLGLPWLHTWGSSRFAGIAEDATHIAQAIVKRRNGVEPWPALQRMKAEAIGAETA from the coding sequence ATGAAAAACGAATACAAACGCGTCGAAGTCGTAATCATCGGCGGAGGCCAAGCTGGGCTCAGCGTATCGTATCAACTCAGCAAATACGGCGTGACCGATCAGGTTATTTTCGAAAAGAACCGGGTCGCCCATAGCTGGCGAGAGGAGCGTTGGGACAGCTTTTGTCTGGTCACGCCCAATTTTCAATGCCGCTTGCCGGAGCATCCCTACGATGGCGACGACCCGGACGGCTTCATGCTCAAGGACGAAATCGTCGACTATGTCGAACGCTTCGCGCAGAAGGTGACGGCTCCAATCCATGAAGGCGTGACGGTTCTCTCGGTCCGTGAGTCGGACCTTGGCTACGAAGTGGAGACAAGCATCGGGACTTGGATTTGCCAGAACGTGGTCAGCGCCATCGGATCCTTCCACATCCCTATGCGCCCTGAGGGATTCGATCGGATCCCGTCCCGCATCCAGCAGATTTTCGCCACCGAGTACCGCAATCCCGAGCAAATTCCCCAAGGAGCGGTGGCGATCGTGGGCAATGGCCAGTCCGGTTGTCAGATAGCGGAGGACCTGCAGCTCGCCGGTCGTCAGGTTCATCTCTATCTGGGAAACGCTCCGCGCTCGCCGCGCAAGTATCGTGGCAAGGATGCGGTCGCTTGGCTCGAGGAGATGGGCTATTACGAGACCTGCTACGACGAACATCCCGATCCGGAAAAGGCCCGTGGCGGAACCAACCACTACCTCACAGGACGAGACGGCGGGCGCGAGATCGACCTGCGCCGTTTCGCCCTCGATGGCATGAAGCTCTACGGCTACCTCGAGGAGGTCACGGAGAAGGGATTCCGCTCGCGCCCTGACGTGAAGGAGAAGCTGGACAAAGCGGATCGCTCCTACTTGGGCATTTGTCAGCGCATCGACGACTACATCGCGGCCAAGGGAATCGATGCTCCCGAGGAGCCACCCTATGTTCCCTGTTGGACCCCGCCGTCGCCAGAGGAAACCGAGCTCGATTTCGAAACCGCCGATATTTCCTGCGTGATTTGGTGTCTCGGCTTCAAGCCCGACTTTTCCTTTATCGAAATCGACATTTTCGATCGGCGCGGATTGCCTGAGCACAAGCGTGGCGTCACAGAGGCGCCGGGGCTATTTTTCCTAGGCTTGCCGTGGCTACACACGTGGGGATCGTCCCGATTCGCTGGGATCGCGGAGGACGCTACGCACATCGCTCAGGCGATTGTGAAGCGAAGAAATGGGGTGGAACCTTGGCCTGCTCTGCAACGAATGAAAGCCGAGGCAATCGGCGCTGAAACTGCTTGA
- a CDS encoding MSMEG_0570 family nitrogen starvation response protein: MPETPFSVKLPDGSVRDCYSPSSVVREYFRRDETLTVEEFVSKAKIALNEASARVEAKYGFACSGATTSLANIERWSSALERDALLKITNI, translated from the coding sequence ATGCCAGAAACACCCTTTTCCGTGAAGCTGCCGGATGGATCCGTGCGCGACTGCTACTCTCCCTCGTCCGTCGTTCGCGAGTACTTTAGGCGCGACGAGACTCTCACTGTCGAAGAATTCGTATCCAAAGCGAAGATCGCTCTCAACGAGGCCTCCGCTCGAGTGGAGGCTAAGTATGGTTTCGCGTGTAGCGGAGCCACTACATCGCTCGCAAATATCGAACGCTGGAGCTCGGCTCTCGAACGCGACGCGCTTCTAAAGATCACCAACATATAG
- a CDS encoding MSMEG_0568 family radical SAM protein has translation MKAYPNTSPYSEGIFEQKSFLLSELQSHGVRLTTDEGASSRVGGAGPTDHKAMTVLGTTIMVPVHTHAAASSPFAVGRTLSDGRVELLHQGERIAFVSYPPQPKFYSFTTDEGVPYWKIATLHSKDVLATTVLQTCIRYGDKRTKCQFCAIGESLKAGRTIPRKSPAQLAEVAAAAQRFDGIKQVVMTTGTPVTSDRGAAVLAETAQAIKDATGLPIQAQCEPPDDFAWFHRLKDAGVDTLGMHLEAWDENVRAEIMPGKAEVPVEFYLKAFRAAVAVFGRGQVSTYLLAGLGDSREGLIDASRQLIEIGVYPFVVPFVPVTGTQLENRSAPSSEFMRSVLSPIGEMLAQASMTSDKQKAGCAKCGACSSLSSFENPQSSGCSAA, from the coding sequence ATGAAAGCGTATCCGAATACCAGCCCGTATAGCGAAGGAATCTTCGAGCAGAAGAGTTTCCTGTTGTCGGAATTGCAGTCCCACGGCGTTCGTTTGACGACGGACGAAGGCGCTTCGTCGCGAGTCGGCGGTGCGGGACCGACTGACCACAAGGCGATGACTGTGCTGGGGACCACCATCATGGTGCCAGTCCATACCCATGCCGCCGCTTCGTCGCCTTTCGCTGTCGGCAGAACGCTGTCCGATGGCCGCGTCGAGCTCCTGCATCAAGGCGAGCGAATTGCCTTCGTCAGCTACCCGCCTCAGCCAAAATTCTACAGCTTCACCACCGACGAAGGCGTGCCGTACTGGAAGATCGCGACCCTGCACTCGAAGGACGTGCTGGCCACCACTGTATTGCAAACCTGCATACGCTACGGAGACAAGCGTACCAAGTGCCAGTTTTGCGCCATTGGCGAATCGCTCAAGGCGGGCCGCACCATACCGCGCAAAAGCCCTGCCCAGCTAGCGGAAGTGGCAGCCGCTGCTCAACGCTTCGATGGGATTAAGCAAGTCGTCATGACTACCGGCACGCCGGTCACCAGCGATCGGGGTGCGGCGGTTTTAGCCGAAACTGCCCAGGCTATCAAGGACGCGACTGGGTTACCCATTCAAGCGCAGTGCGAGCCGCCCGACGACTTCGCTTGGTTTCATCGTCTCAAGGACGCTGGAGTGGATACGCTGGGCATGCACTTGGAAGCTTGGGACGAGAACGTGCGGGCTGAGATCATGCCTGGAAAGGCGGAGGTGCCAGTCGAGTTTTATTTGAAAGCCTTTCGAGCGGCGGTAGCAGTGTTTGGTCGCGGTCAGGTCAGCACCTATCTGCTCGCGGGACTGGGCGACTCCCGAGAAGGACTTATCGACGCATCGCGGCAACTGATCGAGATCGGCGTCTATCCCTTCGTGGTGCCCTTCGTGCCGGTCACCGGGACCCAGCTCGAGAATCGATCGGCTCCAAGTTCGGAGTTCATGCGCTCGGTCCTATCTCCGATCGGCGAAATGCTGGCGCAGGCGAGCATGACCTCCGACAAGCAAAAAGCCGGCTGCGCCAAATGCGGCGCCTGCTCTTCGCTTTCTAGCTTCGAGAACCCTCAGTCCAGCGGCTGCTCGGCGGCCTAA
- a CDS encoding Nit6803 family nitrilase, which translates to MIRAAAIQLAPDLKSGAATVSRMCDAVSDAAKEGARLAVFPETFVPYYPYFSFVEPPVSTGRAHLSLYEEAVLIPGPTTETLSRVAIDFDMVLCVGVNERDGGSLYNTQLIFDTDGAIKLKRRKITPTFHERMIWGRGDGSGLKVVDTAVGKIGALACWEHYNPLARYTLMADGEQIHCSQFPGSMVGQIFADQIEVTIRHHALEAGCFVVNSTGWLSDEQRAALTDDPKMQKALSGGCYSAIIGPDGSHLCEPITEGEGIAIADLDFEQITKRKRMLDSVGHYSRPDLFSLSVNKAPQPAITSLNERDIEPIENNESVSEYQPV; encoded by the coding sequence ATGATCCGAGCCGCCGCCATCCAACTAGCGCCCGACCTGAAAAGCGGGGCCGCAACCGTCAGCCGCATGTGCGACGCCGTGTCCGACGCGGCGAAGGAAGGCGCGCGGCTCGCTGTCTTTCCCGAGACCTTTGTGCCCTATTATCCTTACTTCTCATTCGTAGAGCCGCCTGTATCCACAGGACGGGCGCACCTTTCGCTCTACGAGGAAGCGGTCTTGATTCCGGGGCCAACGACGGAAACCCTGTCGCGCGTCGCCATCGATTTTGACATGGTTCTCTGTGTGGGAGTCAACGAACGCGACGGAGGGTCGCTTTATAATACGCAACTGATCTTCGACACCGACGGCGCGATCAAATTGAAGCGCCGCAAGATCACCCCCACCTTCCACGAGCGCATGATCTGGGGTCGCGGCGACGGATCCGGTCTCAAGGTTGTGGATACCGCCGTTGGAAAGATCGGCGCATTGGCTTGCTGGGAGCACTACAATCCGCTGGCTCGCTACACGTTGATGGCCGATGGTGAGCAGATCCATTGCTCGCAGTTTCCCGGGTCGATGGTGGGGCAGATCTTCGCCGACCAGATCGAGGTAACCATCCGGCACCACGCTCTGGAGGCGGGCTGTTTCGTGGTCAACTCGACAGGCTGGCTGAGCGACGAACAGCGCGCCGCCCTCACGGACGATCCGAAGATGCAGAAGGCCCTCAGCGGTGGCTGCTATTCGGCTATCATCGGACCGGACGGTTCGCATCTTTGCGAACCGATCACCGAAGGAGAGGGCATCGCCATTGCCGATCTCGATTTCGAGCAGATCACCAAGCGCAAGCGCATGCTTGATTCGGTGGGCCATTACTCCCGTCCGGACCTGTTTTCGCTCTCAGTCAACAAGGCGCCGCAACCCGCGATCACTTCCTTGAACGAACGCGACATCGAACCCATCGAAAACAATGAAAGCGTATCCGAATACCAGCCCGTATAG
- a CDS encoding MSMEG_0572/Sll0783 family nitrogen starvation response protein, with protein sequence MPKVDKPMHKDGDFLVDYEEKVFEDVKAESGEKALVTFHTVAFEGSISIVNTLSATRLLRKGYETSILLYGPGVTMGFQRGFPTLGDEAFPGHLFVNERLSKFMEEGGKVYACRFSTQALYGQTEKAFIPGIIPINPLDVLDCILLHKKANAVIMDSWTV encoded by the coding sequence ATGCCAAAAGTAGATAAACCGATGCACAAGGACGGGGACTTCCTCGTCGACTACGAAGAGAAAGTTTTCGAGGACGTCAAAGCGGAGTCAGGCGAGAAGGCCTTGGTGACCTTTCACACTGTCGCCTTCGAAGGCTCGATCAGCATCGTCAATACGCTTTCCGCGACCCGTCTTCTGCGTAAGGGCTACGAGACGTCCATCCTCCTCTACGGCCCCGGGGTCACCATGGGCTTCCAGCGTGGCTTTCCGACCTTGGGTGACGAAGCGTTTCCGGGGCATCTTTTCGTCAACGAACGTTTGAGCAAGTTCATGGAAGAGGGCGGCAAAGTCTACGCCTGCCGCTTCTCGACCCAAGCTCTCTACGGCCAGACCGAAAAGGCGTTCATTCCCGGCATCATCCCGATCAATCCGCTCGACGTGCTCGACTGCATTCTGCTGCACAAGAAGGCGAACGCGGTGATCATGGATTCCTGGACAGTGTAA
- a CDS encoding LacI family DNA-binding transcriptional regulator: protein MNTPITMAEVAREIGVSTSTVSRALRNDPRISVERRERIKDVAQALGYRPNPLVSALMSSRKSHFDKAATNTIALVTDYGGSTHWRVKDVCRWEFEGITKRSEELGYRIEEFALPEYKGDAEKLSEVIFNRGIRGVILGFTRERQKKNMIETERFAVAGLSAYFRKADVDRTNFHGLYNVRLALEEMRKLGYRRTGLVVPEFNNRISGGQWTAGALDWQRALPISDRCAPFAPTVEDSEAAFRRWMEQEQPDSLLVYKLPVSTWLSKLGLRAPIDIGIAYLFRTQEEMDSAAGIDGNLQQVGAAAVDLVVGSMNTNQAGLPSTPKEVLIKGTWRHGKTLKPKV from the coding sequence ATGAACACGCCAATCACCATGGCCGAGGTCGCCCGAGAGATCGGCGTCTCCACTTCCACTGTATCGCGAGCCCTGCGCAACGATCCGCGCATCAGCGTCGAAAGGCGCGAACGCATCAAAGACGTGGCCCAAGCCCTTGGCTACCGCCCAAATCCGCTGGTAAGCGCCTTGATGAGCAGCCGGAAATCCCATTTCGACAAAGCCGCAACGAACACCATCGCCCTCGTCACCGACTACGGAGGCTCCACGCACTGGCGGGTCAAAGACGTTTGTCGATGGGAGTTCGAAGGCATAACGAAACGCTCAGAGGAGTTGGGCTATCGAATCGAGGAATTCGCCCTCCCAGAATACAAAGGCGATGCCGAAAAGCTGTCGGAAGTGATCTTCAACCGTGGCATCCGCGGCGTCATTCTTGGTTTCACCCGGGAGCGCCAGAAGAAGAACATGATAGAGACCGAACGTTTCGCGGTGGCCGGCTTGAGCGCCTATTTCAGAAAGGCAGATGTCGACCGAACGAATTTCCACGGTCTGTACAACGTGCGCCTCGCTCTGGAGGAAATGCGCAAGCTCGGCTACCGAAGAACGGGGCTGGTGGTACCAGAATTCAACAACCGCATTTCCGGCGGCCAATGGACTGCCGGCGCCTTGGACTGGCAGCGCGCCCTGCCGATATCCGACCGTTGCGCCCCCTTCGCCCCGACCGTCGAGGATTCCGAAGCAGCGTTCCGCCGTTGGATGGAACAAGAGCAGCCAGACTCTCTGCTCGTCTACAAACTCCCCGTATCCACCTGGCTTTCGAAGCTCGGACTGAGAGCGCCTATCGATATCGGCATCGCCTACCTTTTTCGCACGCAGGAAGAAATGGATTCCGCAGCGGGGATCGATGGAAACCTGCAGCAAGTGGGAGCTGCGGCCGTGGATCTCGTTGTGGGCAGTATGAATACCAACCAAGCAGGCCTTCCCTCCACCCCGAAGGAAGTGTTGATAAAAGGAACCTGGCGACACGGCAAAACTCTGAAACCCAAAGTCTAG
- a CDS encoding glycoside hydrolase family 27 protein, translated as MKKITSLTKTAGVALALAVSANTAHAQKFEGLAPTPPMGWNSWNTFEVDINEDLFKEMVDLIVDSGMKDAGYEYVVVDDGWEAMERDAHGNLVPDPEKFPSGMKALADYVHSKGLKFGIHNCAGTKTCNGLPGGRGHEFQDARLYASWGVDYLKYDWCSHGTADAKETYSTMRDALYAAGRPVVYSLCEWGNNEPWKWAEDVGHLWRTTGDVTDCYTCQGEYDLGWKFIMDLQVGLEKYAGPDHWNDPDMLEVGNPGLTFTESRSHFSIWCMLAAPLMAGNDLRVMSPEILDILTNREAIAVDQDPLGKQGYLFMDHPTKNIWVKELSDGDYAICFLNTGDKPYTQRVNWKHYAFLDLETGYDVYDIWADEVIGATDENYEWEIAPRDVRFLRLRKR; from the coding sequence ATGAAAAAGATAACTTCACTCACAAAAACCGCAGGCGTCGCCTTGGCTCTGGCAGTTAGCGCCAACACCGCCCACGCCCAAAAGTTCGAAGGACTCGCTCCCACGCCCCCGATGGGCTGGAATAGCTGGAACACCTTCGAGGTCGATATCAACGAAGATCTCTTCAAGGAGATGGTGGACCTGATCGTAGACTCGGGCATGAAAGACGCTGGCTACGAGTATGTGGTTGTCGACGACGGATGGGAGGCGATGGAGCGCGACGCGCACGGAAACCTGGTTCCCGATCCTGAAAAGTTTCCCAGCGGCATGAAGGCCCTCGCGGACTACGTTCACTCGAAAGGCTTGAAGTTCGGCATCCACAACTGCGCCGGAACCAAGACCTGCAACGGGCTGCCCGGCGGTCGCGGTCACGAGTTTCAAGACGCACGACTCTACGCGAGCTGGGGGGTCGATTATTTGAAGTACGATTGGTGCTCCCATGGCACCGCAGACGCCAAGGAAACGTATTCAACAATGCGCGACGCCCTGTATGCCGCAGGAAGACCGGTCGTCTACAGCCTATGCGAATGGGGCAACAACGAACCTTGGAAATGGGCCGAAGACGTGGGTCACCTCTGGAGAACCACGGGCGACGTCACCGATTGCTACACCTGCCAAGGCGAATACGATCTGGGATGGAAATTCATCATGGATCTGCAAGTCGGTCTGGAAAAGTACGCCGGACCGGACCACTGGAACGATCCGGACATGCTGGAAGTCGGAAACCCTGGCCTCACCTTCACTGAATCACGCTCACACTTCTCGATCTGGTGCATGCTCGCCGCTCCCCTGATGGCAGGCAACGATCTGCGGGTAATGTCTCCGGAAATACTCGATATCCTCACGAATCGCGAAGCGATCGCGGTCGACCAGGATCCGCTCGGGAAACAGGGCTATCTTTTCATGGATCACCCGACCAAGAACATCTGGGTCAAGGAACTCTCGGATGGCGACTACGCGATTTGCTTTTTGAATACAGGCGACAAGCCCTACACCCAGCGTGTCAACTGGAAACATTACGCCTTCCTCGATTTGGAAACTGGCTACGACGTCTACGACATCTGGGCCGACGAGGTCATCGGAGCGACCGACGAAAATTACGAGTGGGAGATCGCCCCACGCGACGTTCGCTTCCTTCGACTCCGCAAGCGTTAG